Genomic segment of Populus nigra chromosome 6, ddPopNigr1.1, whole genome shotgun sequence:
GAAATTCTGCTAGATTACTCAATTAATAGTTTCTAGCTAAATTATCCATACATATCTCTTGATTTATAATTTCTGACTAATAAAAACAGTGATCATTTGATTTGGAGCACACACAACAAATATGCTATTGATGAGTGAAAAAAATAGCCGAGAGAAAtataaacaaagttattaaatttggttctATTTAGAACTCCACTAGAGATTCAAGTCAatcaaaaacatgttattttaatttaataaaaataaaactaaattttaatctgttcattaattaattcattgaattaatcattttattagttGCAATctcaccaatttttttttttttttgaaaatccgACACagcaaaattttaatcagttcaTTAATCAGTTCATTGAATTCCTCATTTGATTAGTTGCAATCtcaccaagttttttttttttaaatccgaCACAGCAATAACAAAGGATATTGGACAGGGAAGGGTACTCCGAACCCGTACCTGGTAGGATGTCTAGTTACACccggagagaaaagaaaagaaaaggccagAAAagattaatagatttttttttttttggtgtgagAAAATTAATAGAGTTAAGTGGGCGTTGAGCGCCTCATTAATCTTCTCATCTGCCTCCATCATTGCCCACGGCCCCGTGCCTTTATATCTCCCACCCCCCCCGCCTCCCCCTCCTCACCTAATATCAtcaactctctttctctcaagCATCAACCATACACTCATCTCTTCTcgtctccctctctctccccctcagTACACTACATTCCTCAAcatttcttcttattcttcttggCAAAATAATGCCTCCAATCTTGCCGGATTTCTCTAACTCCGTTAAGATCAAGTATGTTAAACTTGGCTATCAATACCTTGTAAATCACATTTTGTACCTTTTGTTGATACCTGTTATGGTTGGTATTCTAATTGAGGTTCTTCGTTTAGGCCCTGATGAAATCTTGAGCTTATGGAGATCACTCCATTTTAATACTGTCCAAATTCTATGCTCGTCCTTTCTCATCATCTTTATTGCTACTGTTTATTTCATGTCCAAGCCAAGAACTATCTACCTAGTTGACTATGCTTGCTACAAGCCTCCTGTCACTTGCCGGGTTCCGTTTTCTACCTTCATGGAGCATTCCAGGCTGATCTTGAAAGATAATCCCAAGAGTGTTGAGTTTCAGATGAGGATTCTTGAGAGGTCTGGACTTGGTGAAGAGACCTGTTTGCCTCCTGCAATTCATTATATTCCTCCAAAACCAACTATGGAGGCTGCAAGAGGAGAAGCTGAGCTTGTTATCTTCTCCGCCATGGATTCTCTCTTCAAGAAAACAGGGCTTAAACCTAAAGATATCGATATCCTTATCGTAAACTGCAGTCTCTTCTCACCAACACCATCTCTATCTGCAATGGTTATTAATAAGTATAAGCTCAGAAGCAACATAAAGAGCTTCAATCTTTCTGGTATGGGGTGCAGTGCTGGGTTGATTTCTATCGACTTAGCTCGTGATATTCTTCAAGTGCATCCAAATTCAAATGCAGTTGTGGTTAGCACAGAGATCATCACACCAAACTACTACCAGGGAAATGAGCGAGCTATGCTTCTTCCTAACTGCTTGTTCCGCATGGGAGGTGCTGCAATTCTCTTATCAAACCGCAGGTCTCACCGCTGGCTTGCCAAGTACCGCCTAGTCCATGTGGTACGAACCCACAAAGGCGCAGACGATAAAGCTTACGGTTGTGTGTTTGAACAAGAAGATAAAGAAGGAAAAGTTGGAATTAATCTATCAAAAGACTTGATGGCTATAGCTGGTGAGGCTTTGAAATCAAACATCACTACTATTGGGCCTTTAGTCCTTCCGGCTTCTGAACAGCTCCTGTTCTTGTTGACTCTCATTGGACGCAAAATCTTTAACCCCAAATGGAAGCCATATATTCCTGATTTCAAGCAGGCTTTTGAACATTTCTGTATCCATGCCGGTGGCCGTGCTGTTATAGATGAACTGCAAAAGAACTTGCAGCTATCTGCAGAGCATGTAGAGGCTTCAAGGATGACACTGCACCGATTTGGCAACACCTCATCGTCTTCGCTTTGGTATGAGCTAGGTTACATTGAAGCAAAAGGCAGGATGAGGAGAGGAGACAGGGTTTGGCAGATAGCTTTTGGAAGTGGATTTAAGTGTAACAGCGCAGTTTGGAAGTGTAATAGAACAATCAAGACACCAACAGATAGTCCATGGGCTGATTGTATTGATAGGTACCCAGTACACATTCCTGAGGTGGTTAAGTTATAGGCGTGAAGATTGGTGGGTTACTTCTTGTTGTTTGCTAAAAATCTTCGAAATCTGGGGACTTGCATTCACTTCTCTGATGATCTGTGTTGTATTCTCTGTTGTTCTTTCTTCTCATTTCCCTGTCACACTGTTGTACTCTATATattcatcttcatcttttttttttttttaatttctcataaatTTGCGTAGACATTGGGTGATATGGCCACTTCTTGTATTAATGTTctcttgcaagaaaaaaaaagggcagaATAAGAGTATGTATTGGTGGTCTCTCGGGtctggggaaaaaaaaataattgcaaaaatgGGAATTGAAATAATGAAAGCATGGTTTGATGGCGATTGAGAACTAAGATTCCATGCACAAGTTAACCCCAAGTTTTAATATCCACGACACGTAAAAATGCCACGTATAAACACTTCTATATATACACATTCAACCCAATTACGTCTCAATTCTAAATTCGTGG
This window contains:
- the LOC133697873 gene encoding 3-ketoacyl-CoA synthase 6 yields the protein MPPILPDFSNSVKIKYVKLGYQYLVNHILYLLLIPVMVGILIEVLRLGPDEILSLWRSLHFNTVQILCSSFLIIFIATVYFMSKPRTIYLVDYACYKPPVTCRVPFSTFMEHSRLILKDNPKSVEFQMRILERSGLGEETCLPPAIHYIPPKPTMEAARGEAELVIFSAMDSLFKKTGLKPKDIDILIVNCSLFSPTPSLSAMVINKYKLRSNIKSFNLSGMGCSAGLISIDLARDILQVHPNSNAVVVSTEIITPNYYQGNERAMLLPNCLFRMGGAAILLSNRRSHRWLAKYRLVHVVRTHKGADDKAYGCVFEQEDKEGKVGINLSKDLMAIAGEALKSNITTIGPLVLPASEQLLFLLTLIGRKIFNPKWKPYIPDFKQAFEHFCIHAGGRAVIDELQKNLQLSAEHVEASRMTLHRFGNTSSSSLWYELGYIEAKGRMRRGDRVWQIAFGSGFKCNSAVWKCNRTIKTPTDSPWADCIDRYPVHIPEVVKL